In a single window of the Saccharothrix australiensis genome:
- a CDS encoding type VII secretion target: MAGFEIVAETLEGHGKQLDDLGSRIQTAVQAAQSVSMPTDAYGIICQPFRMMLDPVEQWGLEALQGAVAAMEAAGKAVRDTVTQYREIEDSVRDSFRTGS; the protein is encoded by the coding sequence ATGGCCGGATTCGAGATCGTCGCGGAGACGTTGGAGGGTCACGGTAAGCAACTGGACGACCTGGGATCGCGGATCCAGACGGCGGTGCAGGCCGCGCAGTCGGTGAGCATGCCGACGGACGCGTACGGGATCATCTGCCAGCCGTTCCGGATGATGCTGGACCCGGTCGAGCAGTGGGGGCTGGAGGCGTTGCAGGGCGCCGTGGCCGCGATGGAGGCCGCCGGCAAGGCGGTCCGCGACACCGTGACGCAGTACCGCGAGATCGAGGACTCCGTGCGTGACAGCTTCCGGACGGGTTCGTGA
- a CDS encoding GreA/GreB family elongation factor yields MTSTRPGSRRVWLTPQAHQRLLAELAALTGNAAPSALDGTAAQDDRDPSRRRQREERIREIHDLLTNAVVGEDPPDDGIAEPGMVLTVRYDDTDDTETFLLGTRAAEHGDIEVYSPDSPLGAALTGARRGEQRTYAVPDGSTIRVTLLDAVPYGHHHPAGPA; encoded by the coding sequence ATGACCAGCACCCGACCCGGCAGCCGACGCGTCTGGCTGACACCGCAGGCCCACCAGCGGCTGCTGGCGGAACTGGCCGCCCTGACCGGGAACGCCGCGCCCAGCGCCCTCGACGGGACCGCCGCGCAGGACGACCGCGACCCGAGCAGGCGCAGGCAGCGGGAGGAGCGCATCCGCGAGATCCACGACCTGCTGACCAACGCGGTCGTCGGCGAGGACCCGCCCGACGACGGCATCGCCGAACCCGGCATGGTGCTCACCGTCCGCTACGACGACACCGACGACACCGAGACCTTCCTGCTGGGCACGCGCGCCGCCGAGCACGGCGACATCGAGGTCTACTCGCCCGACTCGCCGCTGGGCGCCGCGCTGACCGGCGCCCGCCGGGGCGAGCAGCGCACCTACGCCGTGCCCGACGGCAGCACCATCCGCGTGACGCTGCTGGACGCCGTCCCCTACGGACACCACCACCCCGCCGGTCCGGCCTGA